GCCCGGCACGCTGAACGCCGCGGCGATCGTCTCCGCGCCGCTGATGCTGGAGCCTTGCAGCCGCCGTCTGGAGCACGGGTTTTCCCGCGTGTACCAATCGTATCTGCTTAATCTGCTGCGCCGCAGCGCTTTGCGCAAGCTTTCCGTCTACCCCGATTGCCTGCCCGTTTCCGCCGCGAGGCTACGACAAGTACGCCGCCTGAGAGAATTTGATGATCTGATCACCGCCCAGCTACATGGCTTTACCGATGCAACGGAGTATTACCGGCGCAGCAGCGCGCTGCCGCAGTTGTCGCACATCCGCCAGCCGTTGCTGATCATTCAGGCCAAAGACGATCCGTTCATGACGCCGGCCGTGATCCCCGATATATCGCAACTGCCGGCCAACATCGACTATCAACTGACGGAATGCGGCGGCCATGTCGGTTTTGTCGGCGGATCGTGGCGCAAACCCGAACTGTGGCTGGAACACCGTATTCCCGACTGGTTTACCCCTTATCTGGAGCAGAACGCATGATCATTCCCTGGCAAGAACTGGCGACGGAAACGCTGCAAAATCTGATTGAATCGTTCGTCCTGCGCGAAGGGACCGACTACGGCGAGCAGGAGCGAACGCTGGAAGAAAAAGTGGCTGATATACGCCAGCAACTGGCGCAGGGCGACGTGGTACTGGTGTGGTCGGAACTGCATGAAACCGTCAATATCATGCCCCGCAACCAGCTCAGCAGCGGTGAACGGTATCAGCCCTGAATCAATCGCTTAAAAACGTAAATTGGCGTGTCACCACGGTATAAACATGCTAACAATTATCAGATATCTCTGACCGGAGTTGGCGCCGTTCACCAGAGGTTGCCCCATTCACCGGAGGTTACACTCATGTCGCACCAGCATCCGATTATCGCGGTCACCGGCTCCAGCGGTGCGGGGACCACCACCACCAGCCTGGCGTTTCGCAAGATTTTCCAACAACTGAACCTTCGCGCCGCGCTGGTGGACGGCGACAGCTATCACCGCTATACCCGGCCGGAAATGGACATGGCGATCCGCAAAGCGCGGGATCTGGGGCGCCACATCAGCTATTTCGGGCCGGAAGCGAACGATTTCTGCCAGTTGGAACACACCTTTATCGAATATGGCCTCAGCGGCACCGGCCAGACCCGCAAATACCTACACACCTACGACGAGGCGATTCCCTACAATCAGGTGCCCGGCACCTTCACCCCCTGGGAGCCGATGCCGGAACCGACCGACCTGTTGTTTTACGAGGGGCTGCACGGCGGCGTGGTCACCGACCAGCACGATGTGGCGCAGCATGTCGACCTGCTGGTCGGCGTGGTGCCGATCGTCAACCTGGAGTGGATTCAGAAGCTGGTGCGCGATATCAACGAGCGCGGTCACTCCCGCGAGGCGGTAATGGATTCCGTCGTGCGTTCGATGGAGGATTACATCACCCACATCACCCCGCAGTTTTCCCGCACCCACATCAACTTTCAGCGCGTGCCGACGGTGGATACCTCTAACCCGTTCGCCGCCAAAGCCATTCCGTCAATGGACGAAAGTTTCGTGGTGATTCATTTTCAGGGGCTGGACCACATTGACTACCCTTACCTGCTGGCGATGTTGCAGGGCTCGTTCATTTCCCACATCAACACGCTGGTGGTGCCGGGCGGCAAAATGGGGCTGGCGATGGAACTGATCATGATGCCGCTGGTGCAGCGATTAATAGAAGGCAACCATATTGACTAAGCGACGCGGCGGAGCACCGAAACTCGCCGCCGCGTGCCTGACGATTTAGTCGAGCGCGATCACTTCGTGGCTGTGGGTGATCGTCACCGCTTTCTCCAGCATCAGCGCCACGGAGCAGTATTTCTCCGCCGACAGCGACACCGCACGCTCCACGGCCTTGTCGTTCAACCCTTTGCCGGTAACGATAAAGTGCAGGTTGATGGCGGTGAACAAACGCGGCGCTTCCTCACGGCGTTCAGAGGTCAGGCGCACTTCGCAGTCCGCCACATCGTAGCGGCCTTTCTGCAGGATAGACACCACATCAATGGCGCTGCATCCGCCTGCCGCCATCAGCACCATTTCCATCGGGCTGGGCGCTTTATCGCCGGCGTTGCCGTCCATCAGCAGTTGATGTCCGGACGCGGACTCGCCAAGAAACGTTAACCCTTCAACCCATTTCACCCGAGCCTGCATAAGTTTGCCCTCAATCAATTATTTTTGAAATTTTACACCGCTTATGTATAAAAAAGTCTGATAATCAGAGCTTAATCATGCTGAAGCGAGACAACACAAGACACTACACTCAACCTGTGTTACAAACGAAGGCGTAAACCGGTGTGCGTTGAGCCTCTGCCTGACCAGCCGCCGGCTTACTGGCGTCATCCGATATACCCTCAATAATTCGATTGCAGGAAAGCCAACGCGCCTGCAGCCTGAAGTATGACGGTTATAGACAGCCTCAGTATATTCCCTGACGTCATTCCGCCAGGACGGAATTGAATTATAACTATGTTATCACGCCGTACAGGGAACTCTGAGCCCTGTGATTTGCGCAGTGAATTACAACAGAGGATAACAGCGAATGGTTCTCGGCAAACCGCAAACAGACCCGACTCTCGAATGGTTCCTTTCTCATTGCCACATTCACAAGTACCCATCGAAGAGCACTCTGATTCATCAGGGTGAAAAAGCAGAGACGCTTTACTACATCGTGAAAGGCTCGGTTGCCGTGCTGATCAAGGATGAAGAAGGCAAGGAAATGATTCTTTCTTATCTGAATCAGGGCGATTTTATCGGCGAACTTGGTTTGTTCGAAGATGGTCAGGAACGCAGTGCGTGGGTCCGGGCGAAAACCGCCTGCGAAGTCGCTGAGATTTCCTATAAAAAATTCCGCCAGCTGATTCAGGTCAACCCGGATATTCTGATGCGGTTGTCCTCGCAGATGGCGCGACGCCTGCAGGTGACCTCGCAGAAAGTCGGCAACCTGGCGTTCCTCGACGTAACCGGCCGTATCGCGCAAACCCTGCTCAACCTGGCCAAGCAACCGGACGCCATGACCCACCCGGACGGCATGCAAATCAAGATCACCCGGCAGGAGATCGGTCAGATTGTCGGCTGTTCCCGCGAAACTGTCGGTCGTATCCTGAAGATGCTGGAAGATCAGAACCTGATCTCCGCCCACGGTAAAACCATCGTGGTGTACGGCACCCGCTGATTATCATCCACCGGATCAAAATCAGCCGGATCAAAAAGAGCGTGCCCAGGCACGCTCTTGTCGTTTTAGTGCAGAGAAAAGCCGTGGCTTACGCGCCTTTCACCACCTGCTCCACTGCTTTCCCGAACAGCGCCATGCCTTGATCGATCTCTTCCGGAGTAATCACCAGCGACGGCACAAAACGGATCACGTCCGGCCCCGCCACCAAAATCATCAACCCCAGGTCCGCCGATGCGGCCAGGAAATCCCTGGCGCGGCCATGCCAGGCCGGTTTCAGCTGCGCGCCCAGCAGCAGACCCATGCCGCGGATTTCGTCGAAAATATCGTACTGCGCATTAATGCGCTCCAGCGCAGACACAAAGCGCGCATGACGATCCACCACCCCGGACAGCACCTCCGGCGTGTTGATCACATCCAGCGCCGCTTCCGCCACCGCGCAGGCCAGCGGATTGCCGCCGTAGGTCGTGCCGTGAGTACCGACCGCCATCACCGACGCAATCTCTTCCGTGGTCAGCATCGCGCTGATCGGGAAACCGCCGCCCAGCGCTTTGGCGGTGGTCAGAATATCCGGCGTGATGCCGTAATGCATATAAGAGAACAGCTTGCCGCTGCGGCCCATGCCGCACTGCACTTCGTCAAATACCAGCAGCGCCTGATACTGATCGCACAGCTCGCGCACGCCGCTGAGGAAGGCCGGCGTAGCGGGCGTGATACCGCCTTCGCCCTGAATCGGCTCCAGCACCACCGCGCAGGTGTGGTCATCCATCACCGCTTTTACCGCGTCCAGATCGTTGAACGGCACATGCACGATGTCCGCCGGTTTCGGGCCGAAACCATCGGCGTATTTCGGCTGGCCGCCGACGGAAACGGTGAACAGCGTACGGCCGTGGAACGACTGATAAAACGAAATGATCTTGGTCTTGTACGGGCTATGGCGGGTAATGGCGTAATGGCGAGCCAGCTTGAATGCCGCTTCGTTGGCTTCCGCACCGGAGTTAGCGAAAAAGACGCGGTCGGCAAAGGTGGCATTGATCAGTTTGGTGGCCAAACGCAGCGCCGGTTCGTTGGTGAACACGTTACTGGTATGCCACAGGGTTTCGCCCTGCTCTTTCAACGCCGCCACCAGC
The DNA window shown above is from Dickeya dadantii NCPPB 898 and carries:
- the argD gene encoding bifunctional acetylornithine/succinyldiaminopimelate transaminase, producing the protein MATEKAAVTRDTYDKVILPVYAPAQFVPVKGKGSRVWDQQGKEYIDFSGGIAVTALGHCHPALVAALKEQGETLWHTSNVFTNEPALRLATKLINATFADRVFFANSGAEANEAAFKLARHYAITRHSPYKTKIISFYQSFHGRTLFTVSVGGQPKYADGFGPKPADIVHVPFNDLDAVKAVMDDHTCAVVLEPIQGEGGITPATPAFLSGVRELCDQYQALLVFDEVQCGMGRSGKLFSYMHYGITPDILTTAKALGGGFPISAMLTTEEIASVMAVGTHGTTYGGNPLACAVAEAALDVINTPEVLSGVVDRHARFVSALERINAQYDIFDEIRGMGLLLGAQLKPAWHGRARDFLAASADLGLMILVAGPDVIRFVPSLVITPEEIDQGMALFGKAVEQVVKGA
- the crp gene encoding cAMP-activated global transcriptional regulator CRP; this encodes MVLGKPQTDPTLEWFLSHCHIHKYPSKSTLIHQGEKAETLYYIVKGSVAVLIKDEEGKEMILSYLNQGDFIGELGLFEDGQERSAWVRAKTACEVAEISYKKFRQLIQVNPDILMRLSSQMARRLQVTSQKVGNLAFLDVTGRIAQTLLNLAKQPDAMTHPDGMQIKITRQEIGQIVGCSRETVGRILKMLEDQNLISAHGKTIVVYGTR
- a CDS encoding hydrolase, which translates into the protein MNNSSQRGTCFQPLPGVRNPHLQTLLPRLLRRHPALKPVWQKLTMPDGDFVDLAWSEAPTQAQHKPRVVLFHGLEGSFHSPYAHGLMAACQRRGWLAVVMHFRGCGGQPNRLPRAYHAGETEDARYFLHWLNQTLGAAPTAAVGVSLGGNMLACLLSRQDAPGTLNAAAIVSAPLMLEPCSRRLEHGFSRVYQSYLLNLLRRSALRKLSVYPDCLPVSAARLRQVRRLREFDDLITAQLHGFTDATEYYRRSSALPQLSHIRQPLLIIQAKDDPFMTPAVIPDISQLPANIDYQLTECGGHVGFVGGSWRKPELWLEHRIPDWFTPYLEQNA
- a CDS encoding phosphoribulokinase encodes the protein MSHQHPIIAVTGSSGAGTTTTSLAFRKIFQQLNLRAALVDGDSYHRYTRPEMDMAIRKARDLGRHISYFGPEANDFCQLEHTFIEYGLSGTGQTRKYLHTYDEAIPYNQVPGTFTPWEPMPEPTDLLFYEGLHGGVVTDQHDVAQHVDLLVGVVPIVNLEWIQKLVRDINERGHSREAVMDSVVRSMEDYITHITPQFSRTHINFQRVPTVDTSNPFAAKAIPSMDESFVVIHFQGLDHIDYPYLLAMLQGSFISHINTLVVPGGKMGLAMELIMMPLVQRLIEGNHID
- a CDS encoding YheU family protein, whose translation is MIIPWQELATETLQNLIESFVLREGTDYGEQERTLEEKVADIRQQLAQGDVVLVWSELHETVNIMPRNQLSSGERYQP
- a CDS encoding OsmC family protein, with translation MQARVKWVEGLTFLGESASGHQLLMDGNAGDKAPSPMEMVLMAAGGCSAIDVVSILQKGRYDVADCEVRLTSERREEAPRLFTAINLHFIVTGKGLNDKAVERAVSLSAEKYCSVALMLEKAVTITHSHEVIALD